In Aeromicrobium marinum DSM 15272, one genomic interval encodes:
- a CDS encoding PadR family transcriptional regulator, producing MALEHAILVSLAERSASGYELARRFDASIGNFWKASHQQIYKVLGRMETGGQVASELVEQDGRPDKKVYAITTSGRDELSRWVGTPTPAEALRSEFAVKLRALHLADPATLRADVGRRRVQHTEKLAYYEASRQKFYPDPAAVSPEALGGYLVLRGGMLAEQAGLDWCDEILGQLDTVDGAVR from the coding sequence ATGGCCCTCGAGCACGCGATCCTCGTGTCCCTGGCGGAGCGGTCCGCCTCGGGCTACGAGCTCGCCCGCCGGTTCGACGCCTCGATCGGCAACTTCTGGAAGGCCAGTCACCAGCAGATCTACAAGGTGCTGGGTCGCATGGAGACCGGCGGACAGGTCGCGTCCGAGCTCGTCGAACAGGACGGCCGGCCCGACAAGAAGGTGTACGCGATCACGACCTCGGGTCGCGATGAGCTCAGCCGCTGGGTCGGGACGCCCACCCCCGCCGAGGCACTGCGCAGCGAGTTCGCCGTGAAGCTGCGGGCCCTGCACCTCGCGGACCCGGCGACGCTGCGGGCCGACGTCGGACGCCGGCGCGTGCAGCACACCGAGAAGCTGGCCTACTACGAGGCGAGCCGGCAGAAGTTCTACCCCGATCCGGCGGCAGTCTCCCCCGAGGCGCTCGGCGGGTACCTCGTCCTGCGCGGCGGGATGCTGGCCGAGCAGGCCGGTCTCGACTGGTGTGACGAGATCCTCGGTCAGCTCGACACGGTGGACGGGGCCGTGCGGTGA
- a CDS encoding SCO4848 family membrane protein, whose protein sequence is MISRTSARLLLVAGVFNIVIWPRFAKAIVDDERAWSGQAWSSAPTSFLWVHAVLIGTAITLGVVVLVIGWRAHRTAPSTVSS, encoded by the coding sequence GTGATCTCGCGAACCTCGGCCCGCCTGCTGCTCGTGGCGGGGGTCTTCAACATCGTGATCTGGCCACGGTTCGCGAAGGCGATCGTCGACGACGAACGCGCGTGGTCGGGCCAGGCCTGGTCGAGTGCGCCCACGTCGTTCCTGTGGGTCCATGCGGTGCTGATCGGCACCGCGATCACGCTGGGCGTGGTCGTGCTGGTGATCGGGTGGCGGGCTCACCGCACGGCCCCGTCCACCGTGTCGAGCTGA
- a CDS encoding nuclear transport factor 2 family protein — protein sequence MKAFREAVERGAFDELGDLLADDVVFTSPVAFTPYPGKPVTAAILRAVGRVFTDFRYTGEIVDGRRSALIFECKVGDVVVNGCDFITTDDAGLISEFTVMVRPLKGANALAAAMAEQFPRIQEEASA from the coding sequence ATGAAGGCCTTCCGAGAAGCCGTCGAGCGCGGCGCGTTCGACGAGCTCGGCGACCTGCTCGCCGACGACGTCGTGTTCACCAGTCCGGTCGCGTTCACGCCGTACCCCGGCAAGCCGGTGACCGCGGCGATCCTGCGGGCGGTCGGACGGGTCTTCACCGACTTCCGGTACACCGGCGAGATCGTCGACGGACGTCGGTCGGCGCTCATCTTCGAGTGCAAGGTCGGCGACGTGGTCGTCAACGGCTGCGACTTCATCACGACCGACGACGCCGGACTCATCAGCGAGTTCACCGTCATGGTCCGCCCGCTCAAGGGCGCCAACGCGCTCGCCGCCGCCATGGCGGAGCAGTTCCCCCGCATCCAGGAAGAGGCCAGCGCATGA
- a CDS encoding NADPH-dependent 2,4-dienoyl-CoA reductase: MTSPYPHLLSPLDLGHTTLRNRVIMGSIHSKLEDKAKDVPKWAAYFAARAEGGVALSITGGISPNRTGWLLPFGGTMNSTKVADRHRVVTDAVHEHDGKIAMQVLHAGRYGYHPFSKGASSRKSPITPFRPRTMSTKEVDRTATDFAKAAQLARRAGYDGVEIMGSEGYFINQMLAARTNTRTDAWGGTAEKRMRFPVEVVRRTRDLVGDDFIIIYRMSLLDLVDNAPTWDETAALARHVEEAGVSIINTGIGWHEARIPTIVTSVPRAAFAWTTAKLKAEVSVPVMASNRINTPEVAEKILSDGQADLISMARPLLADPDFVNKAAEGRADEIITCIACNQACLDHTFKNQRASCMLNPTAGFETELVLLPTKTVKRVAVVGAGPAGLAAAIETAGRGHTVELFEASDRIGGQFLLASQIPGKEEFTETIRYYTRMIEVRGVKLHLNRRATVDDLAEFDEVVVATGVEPRVPSIPGVDHPSVVTYQQLIADGVPAGDTVAVLGAGGIGFDVSEFLLHEVGESIEEWMQRWGVVDPSEAAGGLGTKLKAPPKRQVYLLQRKTTDLGKGLGKTTGWVHRTTLKDSGVEMLKGVSYDRIDDEGLHVTVRAHDKAEPVETLIKADTIVLCTGQESVRDLVDGLAAAGVSHHVIGGADVAVEIDAKRAIKQATELAARL, translated from the coding sequence ATGACCAGTCCCTACCCCCACCTGCTGAGCCCGCTCGACCTCGGCCACACGACGCTGCGCAACCGGGTGATCATGGGCTCGATCCACTCCAAGCTGGAGGACAAGGCCAAGGACGTGCCCAAGTGGGCGGCCTACTTCGCCGCCCGCGCCGAGGGTGGCGTGGCGCTGTCGATCACGGGCGGCATCTCGCCCAACCGCACCGGGTGGCTACTCCCGTTCGGCGGCACCATGAACTCCACCAAGGTCGCCGACCGGCACCGGGTGGTGACCGACGCGGTGCACGAGCACGACGGCAAGATCGCGATGCAGGTGCTGCACGCCGGCCGCTACGGCTACCACCCGTTCAGCAAGGGCGCGTCGAGCCGCAAGTCGCCCATCACCCCGTTCCGGCCCCGCACGATGAGCACCAAGGAGGTCGACCGCACCGCGACCGACTTCGCGAAGGCCGCCCAGCTGGCCCGCCGCGCCGGCTACGACGGCGTCGAGATCATGGGGTCGGAGGGGTACTTCATCAACCAGATGCTGGCCGCCCGCACCAACACCCGCACCGACGCGTGGGGCGGTACCGCCGAGAAGCGCATGCGGTTCCCGGTCGAGGTGGTGCGCCGCACCCGTGACCTGGTCGGCGACGACTTCATCATCATCTACCGGATGAGCCTGCTCGACCTGGTCGACAACGCCCCGACCTGGGACGAGACGGCCGCCCTGGCCCGGCACGTCGAGGAGGCCGGCGTCTCGATCATCAACACCGGCATCGGCTGGCACGAGGCGCGCATCCCCACGATCGTCACGTCGGTGCCGCGGGCCGCGTTCGCGTGGACGACCGCGAAGCTCAAGGCCGAGGTGTCGGTGCCGGTGATGGCGTCCAACCGCATCAACACGCCCGAGGTGGCCGAGAAGATCCTCAGCGACGGCCAAGCGGACCTGATCTCGATGGCCCGGCCCCTGCTGGCCGATCCCGACTTCGTGAACAAGGCGGCCGAGGGCCGTGCCGACGAGATCATCACCTGCATCGCCTGCAACCAGGCCTGCCTCGACCACACCTTCAAGAACCAGCGGGCCAGCTGCATGCTCAACCCGACCGCCGGGTTCGAGACCGAGCTGGTGCTGCTGCCGACCAAGACGGTCAAGCGGGTAGCCGTCGTCGGTGCCGGGCCCGCCGGGCTCGCCGCGGCGATCGAGACTGCGGGGCGCGGCCACACCGTCGAGCTGTTCGAGGCGTCGGACCGCATCGGTGGTCAGTTCCTCCTGGCCAGCCAGATCCCCGGCAAGGAGGAGTTCACCGAGACGATCCGCTACTACACGCGGATGATCGAGGTCCGCGGCGTGAAACTGCACCTGAACCGGCGGGCGACGGTCGACGACCTCGCGGAGTTCGACGAGGTCGTCGTCGCGACCGGCGTCGAGCCGCGCGTGCCGTCGATCCCCGGCGTCGACCACCCCTCGGTCGTCACCTACCAACAGCTGATCGCCGACGGGGTGCCCGCGGGCGACACCGTCGCGGTGCTGGGTGCCGGCGGCATCGGCTTCGACGTGAGCGAGTTCCTGCTGCACGAGGTCGGCGAGTCGATCGAGGAGTGGATGCAGCGGTGGGGCGTCGTCGATCCTTCCGAGGCCGCCGGCGGTCTGGGCACGAAGCTCAAGGCCCCGCCCAAGCGTCAGGTGTACCTGCTGCAGCGCAAGACCACCGACCTCGGCAAGGGCCTGGGCAAGACCACCGGGTGGGTGCACCGCACCACGCTCAAGGACTCCGGTGTCGAGATGCTCAAGGGCGTGTCGTACGACCGCATCGACGACGAGGGGCTGCACGTCACGGTGCGCGCCCACGACAAGGCCGAACCGGTCGAGACCCTCATCAAGGCCGACACCATCGTGCTGTGCACCGGGCAGGAGTCGGTGCGCGACCTGGTCGACGGGCTCGCGGCCGCCGGCGTCTCGCACCACGTCATCGGTGGCGCCGACGTCGCGGTCGAGATCGACGCCAAGCGTGCCATCAAGCAGGCGACCGAGCTCGCCGCCCGCCTCTGA
- a CDS encoding NAD-dependent protein deacetylase yields the protein MDLDRLGELLAAGRVLVLTGAGVSTDSGIPDYRGPGAPVRAPMTFSEFVHSAEARQRYWARAHVGWSRMGSAAPNATHLRLVELDRAGILAGLVTQNVDGLHSKAGHPGVIDLHGRVDRVICLDCSQVVPRAHHERRLADRNPGWTERTGLFAPDGDVVLEETADFVVAACEACGGRLKPDVVFFGESVAKPLVAHCFALTEAASAVVVLGSSLQVMSGLRFVRRAASLGIPVAIVNRGPTRGDDLADVRIDAGCAETLLSVAGATLAP from the coding sequence GTGGACCTGGACCGGCTGGGTGAGCTGCTCGCGGCTGGTCGCGTGCTCGTGCTCACCGGTGCCGGGGTGTCGACCGACTCCGGGATCCCGGACTACCGCGGTCCCGGCGCGCCGGTCCGCGCCCCGATGACCTTCAGCGAGTTCGTGCACAGCGCCGAGGCCCGGCAGCGCTACTGGGCCCGCGCCCACGTCGGTTGGTCCCGCATGGGATCGGCCGCACCCAACGCGACCCACCTGCGGCTGGTCGAGCTGGACCGGGCCGGGATCCTGGCCGGGCTCGTCACCCAAAACGTCGACGGGCTGCACTCCAAGGCCGGGCACCCGGGGGTGATCGACCTGCACGGCCGGGTCGACCGGGTGATCTGCCTCGACTGTTCGCAGGTCGTCCCGCGGGCACACCACGAGCGGCGACTCGCCGACCGCAACCCCGGGTGGACGGAGCGGACGGGACTGTTCGCCCCGGACGGCGACGTGGTCCTGGAGGAGACCGCCGACTTCGTCGTCGCCGCCTGCGAGGCGTGCGGGGGGCGGCTCAAGCCCGACGTCGTGTTCTTCGGAGAGTCGGTGGCCAAGCCGCTCGTCGCGCACTGCTTCGCCCTCACCGAGGCGGCGTCGGCCGTGGTCGTCCTGGGCTCGTCGCTGCAGGTGATGTCCGGGCTGCGTTTCGTCCGTCGGGCCGCGTCGCTCGGCATCCCCGTCGCCATCGTGAACCGGGGTCCCACCCGTGGCGACGACCTTGCCGACGTGCGGATCGACGCGGGCTGCGCCGAGACCCTGCTGTCGGTCGCCGGCGCTACGCTCGCGCCATGA
- a CDS encoding DUF1697 domain-containing protein, whose product MSPRIILLRAVNVGGSTLPMADLRALASELGATDVRTYIASGNLICTPPGDPDEFDRALEAAVEQRFGFFREAISRSRDEVAAALTAHPFEVLEPKFSYVTFLLTEPSPAGIEKARTFATGDDRWQVVGRELHVRYATGAGRPQMKDASIGRALGVPGTARNLNTVTKLIELAGP is encoded by the coding sequence ATGAGCCCCCGGATCATCCTGCTGCGGGCGGTCAACGTCGGCGGCAGCACCCTGCCGATGGCGGACCTCCGGGCCCTCGCGTCCGAGCTCGGCGCCACCGACGTCCGGACCTACATCGCGTCCGGCAACCTCATCTGCACGCCGCCGGGCGACCCGGACGAGTTCGACCGCGCCCTGGAGGCGGCGGTCGAGCAGCGTTTCGGTTTTTTCCGCGAGGCGATCAGCCGCAGCCGCGACGAGGTCGCCGCCGCCCTGACCGCCCACCCCTTCGAGGTGCTGGAGCCGAAGTTCTCGTACGTCACGTTCCTGCTCACCGAGCCCAGTCCGGCCGGCATCGAGAAGGCGCGCACCTTCGCGACCGGTGACGACCGCTGGCAGGTCGTCGGCCGCGAGCTGCACGTCCGCTACGCCACCGGCGCAGGGCGACCGCAGATGAAGGACGCCTCGATCGGGCGGGCGCTGGGTGTCCCGGGCACGGCCCGCAACCTCAACACCGTCACGAAGCTCATCGAGCTCGCCGGCCCCTGA
- a CDS encoding DUF6131 family protein, with translation MIILGVVLLILGAVLNIPILYTIGGILAVVGVILFVLGSMDRAVGGRRHYY, from the coding sequence ATGATCATTCTTGGTGTCGTACTGCTCATTCTGGGAGCGGTCCTGAACATCCCGATCCTGTACACGATCGGTGGGATCCTGGCCGTCGTCGGCGTCATCCTCTTCGTGCTCGGAAGCATGGACCGAGCCGTCGGGGGCCGCAGACACTACTACTGA
- the serA gene encoding phosphoglycerate dehydrogenase, protein MTTTDSTPTERLADEDIRVLLLENIHADGREFLRGKGYQVEAQDGALSEDDLIEAVQGVHLLGIRSTTYVTERVLQNAPDLLGIGAFCIGTNQIDLAATSRAGVAVFNAPYSNTRSVVELAIAEIISLARRLHEKSTDMHRGVWNKSAAGSHEVRGRTLGIVGYGNIGSQLSVVAEALGLKVIFYDIDDKLALGNAKRCSTMEELLAEADVVTLHVDGRPGNAGLFGAEQMALMKPRSLFLNLSRGIAVDTDALRGHLESGHIAGAALDVFPIEPKRQGDPFESGLQGVPNVILTPHVGGSTEEAQQDIGRFVASKLRAYAAFGSTAMSVNLPELNLPVDPEKHRLAHVHRNAPGVLASVNTLLGERGVNIEGQQLATRGELGYVVTDVGAEVQPSVLAELAELPETVRLRQLS, encoded by the coding sequence ATGACCACGACCGATTCCACCCCGACCGAGCGTCTCGCCGACGAGGACATCCGGGTCCTGCTGCTGGAGAACATCCACGCCGACGGGCGGGAGTTCCTCCGCGGCAAGGGCTACCAGGTCGAGGCCCAGGACGGCGCGCTGAGCGAGGACGACCTGATCGAGGCCGTCCAGGGCGTGCACCTGCTCGGCATCCGCTCCACGACCTACGTCACCGAGCGGGTGCTGCAGAACGCGCCGGACCTGCTCGGCATCGGCGCCTTCTGCATCGGCACCAACCAGATCGACCTGGCCGCGACCTCCCGCGCCGGCGTGGCGGTGTTCAACGCCCCGTACTCCAACACCCGGTCGGTCGTGGAGCTGGCGATCGCCGAGATCATCTCCCTCGCCCGGCGCCTGCACGAGAAGTCGACCGACATGCACCGCGGGGTGTGGAACAAGTCGGCGGCCGGCAGCCACGAGGTGCGCGGCCGCACGCTGGGCATCGTGGGCTACGGCAACATCGGCAGCCAGTTGTCGGTGGTGGCCGAGGCGCTGGGCCTCAAGGTGATCTTCTACGACATCGACGACAAGCTCGCGCTCGGCAACGCCAAGCGGTGCTCCACGATGGAGGAGCTGCTCGCCGAGGCCGACGTCGTCACGCTGCACGTCGACGGCCGGCCCGGCAACGCCGGGCTCTTCGGTGCCGAGCAGATGGCGTTGATGAAGCCCCGCTCGCTGTTCCTCAACCTCTCGCGGGGCATCGCGGTCGACACCGACGCCCTGCGGGGCCACCTGGAGTCGGGGCACATCGCCGGTGCGGCGCTCGACGTGTTCCCCATCGAGCCCAAGCGTCAGGGCGACCCGTTCGAGTCCGGGCTGCAGGGCGTGCCCAACGTCATCCTCACGCCTCACGTGGGCGGGTCGACCGAGGAGGCCCAGCAGGACATCGGCCGGTTCGTCGCCTCCAAGCTGCGGGCCTACGCGGCGTTCGGCAGCACGGCGATGAGCGTCAACCTGCCCGAGCTGAACCTGCCCGTCGACCCCGAGAAGCACCGGCTGGCCCACGTGCACCGCAACGCCCCCGGCGTGCTCGCATCGGTCAACACCCTGCTGGGCGAGCGTGGCGTCAACATCGAGGGTCAGCAGCTCGCGACCCGCGGCGAGCTGGGCTACGTGGTGACCGACGTGGGCGCCGAGGTCCAGCCGTCGGTGCTGGCCGAGCTGGCCGAGCTGCCCGAGACGGTGCGGCTGCGGCAGCTCAGCTGA
- a CDS encoding PaaI family thioesterase has translation MTEIPGLDGVLGVEHVELTADRVVVRFTIGAQHLQPFGIPHGGTYCTVHESTASLAGQIWLGTQGIVVGTNNSTDFIRQAKVGDTITTTATPIHRGRTQQLWHLESVGPDGKLVAQGQVRLANLDQPVPPEMVAQFEGR, from the coding sequence ATGACCGAGATTCCCGGACTGGACGGTGTGCTCGGTGTCGAGCACGTCGAGCTCACCGCCGACAGGGTCGTGGTGCGGTTCACCATCGGCGCCCAGCACCTGCAACCCTTCGGCATCCCCCACGGTGGCACGTACTGCACGGTGCACGAGTCGACGGCCAGCCTCGCGGGCCAGATCTGGCTCGGGACCCAGGGCATCGTGGTCGGGACGAACAACTCCACCGACTTCATCCGCCAGGCCAAGGTCGGCGACACGATCACCACGACGGCCACCCCGATCCACCGGGGACGCACCCAGCAGCTGTGGCACCTCGAGTCGGTGGGCCCCGACGGCAAGCTGGTCGCCCAGGGCCAGGTGCGGCTGGCCAACCTCGATCAGCCCGTCCCGCCCGAGATGGTCGCGCAGTTCGAGGGTCGCTAG
- a CDS encoding DUF305 domain-containing protein — translation MRTLGAVLISLTLLLTACSGDDGHNDADVAFAQQMVPHHEQAVEMADLALENSSDDDVLSLARMIATEQSQEVRTLRSWLGEWDEDSMAGMDHSDMDGMRGMASDGDLADLAEARDAAFDELWLRLMIAHHEGAIEMAETVIDDGSSDEVKEFARTVIETQRTEVTRMEGLQ, via the coding sequence ATGAGAACCCTCGGAGCCGTCCTGATCTCGCTGACCCTCCTGCTGACCGCCTGCTCGGGCGACGACGGCCACAACGACGCCGACGTCGCCTTCGCCCAGCAGATGGTGCCCCACCACGAACAGGCGGTCGAGATGGCCGACCTGGCGCTGGAGAACTCCTCCGACGACGACGTCCTGAGCCTCGCGCGGATGATCGCCACGGAGCAGTCCCAGGAGGTCCGCACCCTGCGGTCCTGGTTGGGCGAGTGGGACGAGGACTCCATGGCGGGCATGGACCACTCCGACATGGACGGCATGCGGGGCATGGCCTCCGACGGTGACCTGGCCGACCTGGCCGAGGCCCGCGACGCCGCGTTCGACGAGCTGTGGCTGCGGCTGATGATCGCCCACCACGAGGGCGCCATCGAGATGGCCGAGACGGTCATCGACGACGGGTCCAGCGACGAGGTCAAGGAGTTCGCCCGCACGGTCATCGAGACCCAACGCACCGAGGTCACCCGGATGGAGGGCCTGCAGTGA
- a CDS encoding metal-sensitive transcriptional regulator, whose translation MTAAVPEAPGYSDDKVAVLKRLRRIEGQVRGLTRMVEEDTYCIDVLTQVSATTRALEAVALKLLDEHLAHCVVNAARAGGPEADLKVKEASDAIARLVRS comes from the coding sequence GTGACCGCCGCCGTGCCCGAGGCGCCCGGCTACTCCGACGACAAGGTGGCCGTGCTGAAGCGGCTCCGGCGCATCGAGGGCCAGGTGCGGGGACTCACCCGCATGGTCGAGGAGGACACCTACTGCATCGACGTGCTCACGCAGGTCAGCGCGACCACCCGGGCGCTCGAGGCCGTGGCCCTGAAGCTGCTCGACGAGCACCTGGCCCACTGCGTCGTCAACGCCGCTCGGGCCGGCGGGCCCGAGGCCGACCTCAAGGTCAAGGAAGCATCCGACGCCATCGCACGTCTCGTCCGTTCCTAG